The sequence TAGTACTACTTGTAGAAGACACAGCTTTAGCTATGGGGGACTTGTGGGTTCTACTGTGCGAAAGTGGAGATACATTGTCTTAAAATTGGTCGTAATTTAACTCCATGttctttaacaaaataaaaaatacaccttTATCACCAGTTTATAACCAGaaattattagcatttttatAGCAATCATTTACCTCTATTTCAAGTGTATCTCCACTTTCTGCCTCCTCCAAATCTAGAGAATTCCCATGATACAGTACTGCACATACAAGGCATTTTCTTCTAGAAATACAGTgtgtttccatttttatgtattatatatttcagcCTGAATGTAGCtattaaaatatatcaatgttCTGTGCAGTGTAAATGGAAGTGCAGCAATTAGTCTGCCATGTGCAGCTATGTGTAGGCATGAGAAAGTGAAACGCTTGTGACCGTGTTATTTACATGAGCTGCAAGGTTACAACTTTCCCTCATTCATCAGCACTACATTCCTACTCGTTATCCTATATCTCCTCCACTCAAGGTGAACCAGGCTCTGCAGCTGGTCAGATGACATGGAATGAAGATTGAATATGTTCCTAGACATTCTCTCCATCCTCATTTTCATTACTGTAGTtctgaaacaaacaaaacaactttACCTTCTATCTAATGTATGGGATATGTTTGTGTCATcttatgatcccctcaatgtgcgTGAgttagtgctttataaatagcaagataattataatataatttaagtcTTGTGGGGCACAGGCATTGGTTATGTCATGAGGCTGAAATTTGATGTCCATTATTGAAAGTTGGACTCCACTTATAACCAATCTATTTAAATACAGCTTGGATGATTGTATAAAATGTAGAACTTGGGTATCTATTTAACAAACCGAAATAGTCCAAGAAAACAATCTGTTTTCTTTGGAGATTGGCTATCGCAGGTCTTCAGTCAATTTATGAATGGGTTAACCTacttatcattattttattgtagtTCTTACTGCTTTTCGCTGCAAGCTAACACATCTCACCTTCTCCTATCAAGTCCAGTGAAGCCAGAACGGCTTCATTTGAACCCCCGGCAGGTCAAATCCATTGCGCTTGCACAGACTGTTCACCAGAGCTAGGCTGCTGGTAAACCGTAAAAGCCGTTCTTTGCCGGAGGGAAGTATCGCTGTGATCTGCAGAGATACATAAAGAGCAGTACCATATAATAAATTGACCCCTTTATGTGTGACATATCTATAGCAGAATAATCAGCAAGCGTTTATTTCTTCATCTAGATCCTGTAGCTGATGTAGAAAGTGATGGTGAGCCCAGCACAAAGAGGAGTAAGAAGGTGACTGCGGGTCCGTCTCCTAAAACCAAAAAGAAGAAGGTAATATACATATATGGTATATACATAATGGCTTTCCACAGCAGGTCATATACTGATACTACAATAATGTACAGATAATTATTGCATCATGTCAGATAAAAAACAACATGATCTTATTTAAGTTTGTAAAAAGATTTATATGAATTGATTATAAAGGAGCTGCTAATCCTGTTTTTTCCTTTCCCTCAGTATGAAAACCCATAGCAGCCACTCAGACTCTTGTTCTCATTGTCTAACTTGAACAAGGTCAAGTGAAACTGAGGGGCCTCTTTATCATTAGAACCCCAGTTGTGGCGATAAGGctgtgtctttctttttttttttatcgttgcAAGAAACAAGAACAGTTATCGCCACAATTTAACAAACAAAGGTCTTGCAGAGGCATCTGGGCAATACTGGCCCGGAACGGTAAGGGttaacacataggtcactgaataacaTCGCCAGGACAGTCTTTACAGATGTGCGCATGCGTGATCCACAATGCGCAGTTTTGTGCTTATAGTTTCACTTAGATTACAAAGAGAAAATGTTTCAAAATAACTAAAAATGATtccaaacaaatgtaaaaaaatatatatattttgaaacctgtttacattaaaaatgctatattcaaaaaataattttgaatctTTAATCAGCATCCTGAGGTGGTGATATCAGAACAGATATAGGTAACACTGCAATGCTTGTTGAATATGCATCCACATGCAAAGGCCATCTTACCACCCGCAGCATTACCGCTGGTGATAGTGTTACGGCCGGCAGTAACCCTTTCATTTATAGGGTAACACAGGGAGAAAGGCTGTTATAaggcttttcaccctttgatataTCTCCCCCTGACGCTGATTGGTTACAATGGGTGagtgcacacttacacattactAATAAAtaactctttgggctagatttactaaacggcgggtttaaagaagtggagatgttgcctatagcaaccaatcagattctagctttcattttgtagaatgcactaaataaatgatagctagaatctgattggttgctataggcaacatctccactttttcaaacccgccatttagtaaatatacccctttatgtCCTCTCCTCGTTACAAGTGAGCAGTCACAAAGTACAGGGCTATGACGGCTGATTGTGCACTAATTCGGACCTGAGGGAGTCCACTCACTACTTCCAGACACCTCACTCACAAGTAAGACTGCCAActgaatacatatataaaaaaaaaccaagaagaACTTTTCTGTCAGCTGATATGTAAGCTGAGGACGTGACTGCTGGAACACATCGCATATTGGAAACACACCTGCATTATAAAACATACATGTGGTTTTGTGCTTCTTCATAACAATGCTGGTATGGGCCCCGGGCGGCAGATTTACATTTCATGTGTACAAGACGAAGCTTTCCCTCATCCTCTCACAATGCTGACCAGAGATTTTCCTTAAAGgttcatttacattccttaaacCACCAAGTAAGCTAAATGAAGCCACAGGATTTCCACTGGGATAAGTTGCTGGACACAAGTACATGGACAATGGAATCCAAgactgattatttttatttaaaataaaaacaaagtctGATAATAGCTCTAAGCCAGGGTTTGTATCCCAAACATGTTCCAGTAGCTCATTTTCCAGGAGGGTAATATCTTACATCAGTAATGTGCAGGGCTGAGACTGACCCAAATCATTGGAATGTAACTGCTGAGGTAATGGTGTTCGTCCTCCATCTGCATCCCTCTAGCCCCAAACCTATCATATTTTCCTACATGAAAACGACACAGGAAACTGTGGTAACAATCTAAGCTGCAAATATACATGGAAAAGTTATTTCAGATAATGAATCTGTGCCAAATCAGCACGCTTCCTATTGTTTATTAAGAAAATCCACTTACATATCATCAGATATGGCAGATTATGGAAAGAAAAGCCAGATTGATGTAACGTCCATTTCTACTCCAGCTCCTAGCATCTGAATCCATGTACTTGATCCAACACAAAGTATGCTGCTTTTCTGAAGGCGCTGTGATATCACCACAGTGAGTGGAAGACAAAGTTGTCTGTGAATATATAATGATACTTAAGGTATATGAGTTACAGGGCATTGTGCAGATCAACCAAAATAGATTGTGTAGGGTGTTCAGGTAAATGTGGATGCATACGCAGATATGGAGGCGTCTCTCTTGCCAGTACAGGTATACGTATTGAAGCTGAGGAATATCAGCAGCACCaactagcagcttctgattgacTAATTGACCCCAGCTGATAATACTTAGTCCATTAGCATCACCACTATAAGAAGTTGTGGCCGTCTGTTTGCATGACATAACTGACACTTCTATTTAGTCTGCCACAGAAGAGAAGATTGCCATAGGGGAAATCAATGAATATTTCCTGTCAGAAATCCCATTAATGAACACTACATTTGGCCTCTGCTAGCCTTTTTTCCAAAAAATGGCTGGTGAGAGAAGTGTGTACACAGCTCCATAGCTGTAAAGAGCATGTCAAACATCCCAAGTTCTGTCAATGTATGGATAATGCTACATATATATTATGAGTGTTACTAGACAGTCTTATGTAAGACAGGTTGTGGTATTTTAAGTTGTGAGCTGTAATTTAAGTAGCTTTTCTTGTTACCTTACCAGGATGGCAATGTCTCCTTCAGTATGGTACATACTAGAATATACAAGGGCTGTTATACTTTTCTGTACAGTTATAGGACCAGCTGATTGGCTTCTTGCCCTGTAGTTAGTCCAATCGCATAGAACGATGAATATAGAATGTCCAAGCATGAAACACTTTGGCATGGACATAAGTATCTCAGAGTATTGTGTGGTAATGTTTGGGGCAGGTAACAGGGTGAGAGGCTCGCAAGCAGCAGCTAAATAGAGGTGTAGGCCACCCCTAGTTACCTGAAATGGAGCGCTCAGTCAATCTATAGAGCGTCATTCGACTTCTATGGAAGTTCGTCCATAGAGGTCTATTGAAGCAGGATGCACACATTAGCAGGGGAGGTAATTCAGGTGACCAGCAGTGTCTGGTGGAGGGGGAAACCTTTATTTTCTGTTTGGTCAGAGCAGGATGGAGTAAGAGGGACAATACCTTAAATCAGAAAGAAAACAATAACCCTAAGAAAGCATAACCTTATAATTTAACAGAAAGATATTTTGGTGTAGCCTATGGTGTAGCTCACAAGGAAGATAAACACATTAAATGGCTCTGAAAGATTAATATCTTTTTCCTAAATGTTTCTTTCTGTAGGGTAAGGAATGCATCCTAAATAAACCAGAAGTACAGGAGGAGACCGCAAAGAAAACCAGAAGGAGAAAGAAGGTATACAGATTATGGGGAGATGTTTATTCTTACTCTGCGGAGTGGTAAAAAGTAATATTTATGGTGGAAGTATTTTTTTAGGTCACAAAAGAAGTGAAGGAATGCAACAGAGTCTATTATGTACCAGGAAAAATGCAGGGTTGCAGCACATTCTTTTTTGGCAAATACTGCGACTTGAGTGCTGGGGGCATGCACCGCGCATGTATCCCTTCCGCTTTGGTCTGAGCAGATGGTCTGCAGTCCATCAGGAACGTTACATACAGACACTTGAAAGGCGCTTACTACCACTTTTTGGCCATCTCTTTAATTAATTGTATCTTTTTCATTTTCTCCTGAAATCCTGGGTCTTAACTTGTGTAATGAGAGTAAAGGAgacattggggtaaatgtattaacgttCGAGTTTTGCAAGTCGCCACTATTTGGCGCGTTTGCAGTgaaattttaaagcggcaatggctttaaaagcattgctgctttaaatttccactgcaaactcgccgaatagtGGCGACTTGCAAAACTCGAacgttaatacatttactcccaggagtGTCATTATATAGTgcaacatttgtatatttttgaattttatttgcattgtttaatgtatacatataaatatacttcCCTGCTTGCAATTCATGACCGAACGCTAATTACACTTACTACCTATGAATCGAAGGGCGGaattggggagggaaggggtggaggaatgtaggcaatgtatagCAAGGGCGTGCCGAGGGAGCGCCAACATGGCCGATTCAAGGGCTGGGTTTCTCTTTTTTTCCAGCCTTtgttttgcaccagctacagggcaggtgtaagtgccgactgatagtgatgactgtcatggcatCATCTTTGTATTAAAACTATATGTATGCATAGATTTCTAATGGAAATATCTTGGgaataatgtataaaaacattCTTATTATAGGAGTTTGCCTACATCTTGCAGAGCTCAGCATTCACTAGAGCTGCCATGGTCTGTTTCCCCCCAGAGCTCTTCCATTAGTATTATTGAGCTGTAATAATAATGTCTCACAATACAGAAGTTTGGGGTGTGGCCTAGTGGCAACGCAACGGTGTCCAGGTCTGATGACTGTAAATCTGACAGAGATCCGCACAGAGGTGGCAGACACAGAATACATATCCTGCTGTCAGAGAATATGTTTGAAGTTACAGCTTCTACTACTATGTAGTTCTATGAATGACTTATCTAATTTCAGAAAACAATAACTGATGTTCTAGCAACATCTGCACCAAAAGCGGGGGAGCCCGAAGACCTGCAGAATCTGGTGGTGCAACATTACGGCAAGACACGCTCAGTGATTGAATTGGAGGACCTAAAACTGCCAGGTACGGCCAATCTCGTACACTACTTCCTTATGCTCATGTGCCATCTCAGGCAAGATTGAAGTGTAagaggcatatttactaaactgcagattaaatttggagatgttgcctatagcaaccaatcagattctagctatcatttatttagtacattctacttaATGAGAGCTACAATCTGATAGGTTGCATTCTTACTTCAGCCTATAAGATGGCTGCCTCCAACCAATCAGGGAAGTGATAGTCAATATTCTTatgtatattggttcagcccatacaatagctgcctccactttgtATAGGTGACGAGTACACTTTAAGGCAAATTATGAGTAAGTCATTTCATCTGTAGGATTATATTTCATTCTTAATATCTAAAAACCACAGAAAAGTTAAACATAAAGCGTTGAGTTTTGGAAAGCGCGCAGAGTTCAGTGTGGTTGGGATATAAGTATAGGGTTCTCTAGCCGTGCTCTTGTTTGTTTGAACTTTATGTGAACCGAAGCGAGAAacataagacacacacacacttctgctCATGCTTTCTTTATAAGTGGTGTAGGTTATTTCCAGGAATAATCTGTGTTATATGATATTTTACATACCGTCAAGATGCTGcttctattttaaacaaaataaaagtataattattcTATATGTGTTTATGTTTTAGCAACGCTCCTTAGGGGATAGTTGATTTATTCACAAAAGGGTTTGTTTGGCCTAACAGTGACCTAGTTTGCTTGGCTGTGCCATCTTATTGAAATCGGCCCATGGGCACTTGTCGCTAGTCATCGAAGTAGACAGTACTAGCCTGGGAGAATTACGTGTCAGCCAGAGCGGGTCACTGTACTGCCGCACTGTCTGACAGCTCTGTCTGTGGTGGTAAAACAAGGGGCATGTCACGTGTACAGTAAACAATTGGTATTACATTTGCAGAAAATGACTTCTGTTTTTTATTACAGCTGATTGTATTATATTGGAAAGTAGTTTGGTGATACGGGGTAAAGTCTTCCTTAGTAGTAATAGGAATAAATATGTAATACTCTATAAGGGACAATGTGCATCTACAAATTCATTAAATGTGCAGATTTGTCCCTATTTAGCCATTGGAAGCGGTTGCAGGTATACAAAGTGACTACTTACCTGCTGAAGTATTTATTGATGCTTTCTAAAGCTTATATAATGCACTGCCTTCTGTAAAATATTTGGTTAATACTCCTCAATGAGTTCTGTGACTATAAAAGTACGATGcggtagggggaggggggaggggctattaTGCACAGAAATCCAAGGGTTCCTCTAATGTCCATAGTAAGTTATAGTAGGCgctgcattattccttataatacaaccccgaagtgatgacatcagaactcactgattatacaGACACTATTTATAGgcctttatacatatattaacttcACTTGTGTATTTTAGATGTATACTTTTAACACTGCGTTCCCCTTTGTATTTGTGTTCCTTAAAGGCAGCAAGGGTTAATGGCAACAATGCTGTAGCCTCCCTAACAAGGGAGGGCATGATGTCCTGGGTGATAGGTTAGCCATGGCTGACAGCAGCTCACATGCCCTCACGATATTACCCCAAAGCTCCAGTGTTACACCCACTGACCACCACTGAGCACAATGCTCTTTTAAGATTTACTTGCCAATCAATAAAGATGTTTACTTTAATGTAAGACGAGACTGGCACCACTAGTTGAGTTTCACTGCCCATCCAtcctatttattataaaaaataatattttcattatacTTGTCAGTATAAGCTTTGTGTACTtcgatttatttcattttatcagCTATAGATTATTAGCTAGTGTATATTTGAACATGATTTTCAgctgtatttaatgtttttaattgATGATTAtgaatttgcttttttttctagATACTTGTTTTGTAAAACCAAATGACCTCAGCCATACTGTGTCTTCCTACTTGAAGGAAAGTAAGTATGTTAAATCAGTCCATCTCTAGTACAAAGTGCATCAACTTAaactatgtataaaataataactttTCCATTTCAGTCTGCCCCAAATGGTCAAAACTATCTAAAAATCACAAAGAAAAGAAATCTGTCCTTCTCTTAGTTGTCTGCAGCTCTGCTCACCGCACCCTAGAACTCATTAAGTAAGTGTATATTATATAAGGTAAAATACCCTTCTCACCCATGCTGTCAGCTCTGGAATACAGCAGTAATACTGTACATTGCATCTGCACAACTGCATCATAATAGAAAGCAAAATGATGGGCAGTCATAATAATAACGTAATATGAGAATTTAGGGGCCTTGGTTTTTGGGGTGCCCTTGTTTGGTGTTTATCATTATGCTTTGAATAAGATATGGGAATTGCCTTTTTTACTGGATAATGTTAGTATTTCCCTGTTTGATGTCAGTTccctatattttcattttatatatttagattactTTTATACAAGGTTTATTCACAACATATGTGGGATGTTATGATTTTTAATCCATTGTGTTTCCTTGAATACTACTTAATTATCTCTGCGTAattacaacatacttgcctactttcagtaggagatgtccgggagaggggcgtggctagAGGACGGGAAGAGGTGGGGTTcctcgaatcgcgtcattttggccccacccccacgagtagaaatgccagctctcccgggagtccgggagaccgaccctgaatttcgggagtctcccggactttccaggagagttggcaagtatgaattataatgatttaataaaggtgaaatatTCTGTACATACTTGTGTGGTTATAATCTAGATGAGGTCTTATTTGATGACACATGGAATTCATACTACCTATATTGCAGTTCATTCCATATTTCATGTGGTTCAGTGCTCTGTATCATTGCAGTATACTCCAGAAGGGCAGGTTATACACTTGTCTTAAGATAAATGGTTTTACAATTTTGCTCCTATTTGCAgaaatgaaaaagcagtcagtgttGCATCTGTCTTGTAGATATTTGACACTGATGTATATTCTGTGTTAGACTCCAGTATCTCTGCTGATGTGACTCCCGTGGGCAGCTCTGTGCCagtgtaacatagttgatgaggttgaaaaaagacaccagtccatcaagttcaacctattttggatctcctgcgatcctgcacttatatttgaaattaatccggagtaggcaaccgcccatc is a genomic window of Mixophyes fleayi isolate aMixFle1 chromosome 2, aMixFle1.hap1, whole genome shotgun sequence containing:
- the CMSS1 gene encoding protein CMSS1 isoform X1, whose amino-acid sequence is MRIFWRYVPGVILRMETLPLQFLVVLALTDPVADVESDGEPSTKRSKKVTAGPSPKTKKKKGKECILNKPEVQEETAKKTRRRKKKTITDVLATSAPKAGEPEDLQNLVVQHYGKTRSVIELEDLKLPDTCFVKPNDLSHTVSSYLKEICPKWSKLSKNHKEKKSVLLLVVCSSAHRTLELIKLLIAFKGETKIMKLFAKHIKIKEQIERLEKNIIHVGVGTPGRIKALIKQDGLSLESLKYLVWDWNWRDQKLRRMVDIPEVKKDMVELLETGLITACREGSLKFGLF
- the CMSS1 gene encoding protein CMSS1 isoform X2, producing MADDLGNEWWEEPVGDAANKDPVADVESDGEPSTKRSKKVTAGPSPKTKKKKGKECILNKPEVQEETAKKTRRRKKKTITDVLATSAPKAGEPEDLQNLVVQHYGKTRSVIELEDLKLPDTCFVKPNDLSHTVSSYLKEICPKWSKLSKNHKEKKSVLLLVVCSSAHRTLELIKLLIAFKGETKIMKLFAKHIKIKEQIERLEKNIIHVGVGTPGRIKALIKQDGLSLESLKYLVWDWNWRDQKLRRMVDIPEVKKDMVELLETGLITACREGSLKFGLF